Proteins from a single region of Bacteroidetes bacterium SB0662_bin_6:
- a CDS encoding TonB-dependent receptor, whose translation MKSDAVPVMKHAYIGWRAVGLGVVVCLLPFVFRPETAAAQAGRFEVTGVVVDSTGAGLSGATVVALTREDSVLTRFSTTNRDGAFTLRRVPEGAYILQVTYVGFRTHRQDMDLSGGDYDAGTIVLESSTVELDELVVGAEHIPIVVKMDTLEYNAAAFAVRPNDMVEDLLRRLPGVEVEDDGTIRAQGEEVQKVLVEDKEFFGDDPTIATRNLPANVVEKVQVYDKASDMEEFTGIEDGEDVKTINLDLKEEAEKGYFGHVTGGYGSEERYDGDVSVNRFDPSTQLSLIGNVNNVNRQNFSFGDIATLLGGLEAMGGRLILQDGGGLFNNRDGLSETFSVGLNANRDFGANTSAHASYFLSNVDNRQDRVAQQQQLLGPVQSSFVNETGGRTTDNLTHRLTVNALHEFGEGHDLRLRGNLRAGTSSLTNISETATLARGASVNEAVIDYRSESDNLGGNGSLTWRRRLDEKGRSLVGEVRGSLNDNEMSGNLHSITKFLEEGNVLSSDEIMQLQTRPGNSFSSTQRLSYIEPVGTGGRLEFQVESRQLEEERRQSVFDMASGASIFNDRLSSGYDRSYSYVQGGVRYQASGERFKAGIGANLQRSSLEGMIADAVGAASRPRIENAYTHVLPRAHFDYDLGERMDFSLEYSARAREPSVTDLQPLTNNTNPLLVRAGNPALKPEYRHNMNLRFSFYDPFTFMKLFVFARSEYVNNDIVQSRMVDERLRQVITPVNAEGAWMFSGSTHFGMPVRPLGVEVNVANNPFFERSLEYVNEAENRARIFRHTIDVSLNNRNTDLFDIRAGARYTFNAVSYSLNAAQNQQYVNRTYYADATLYLTEKWRVTGSLDYRLYSREVFGDVDSVPILGASIARSVMNERADIELAGFDLLGRNEDVRFSNTNTYIREERIASLGRHILLKFSYRLSPASGAGLKGKGRDIRIDL comes from the coding sequence ATGAAATCTGATGCCGTCCCTGTTATGAAACACGCGTACATTGGTTGGCGAGCGGTGGGCCTCGGAGTAGTTGTTTGTTTGCTCCCTTTTGTGTTCCGGCCGGAAACGGCTGCGGCGCAGGCCGGCCGTTTCGAAGTCACCGGCGTGGTGGTGGATTCGACGGGTGCGGGACTTTCGGGCGCAACCGTGGTGGCGCTCACTCGCGAGGATTCGGTACTGACCCGGTTCTCGACGACCAATCGGGACGGAGCGTTTACGCTGCGGCGCGTTCCTGAAGGGGCGTATATCCTGCAGGTCACCTATGTCGGGTTTCGGACGCACCGGCAGGACATGGATCTGTCGGGCGGCGACTACGATGCGGGAACCATCGTGCTCGAATCCTCGACCGTCGAACTGGACGAACTGGTCGTCGGCGCCGAGCATATTCCCATTGTGGTCAAAATGGATACGCTCGAATACAATGCCGCTGCCTTCGCGGTGCGCCCCAATGACATGGTGGAAGACCTGCTCCGGCGATTGCCCGGCGTAGAGGTGGAGGACGATGGCACGATCCGGGCGCAAGGCGAGGAAGTGCAGAAAGTGCTGGTAGAGGACAAGGAGTTTTTCGGGGACGATCCCACCATCGCTACCAGAAATCTGCCCGCGAATGTGGTCGAAAAGGTGCAGGTATACGATAAGGCGTCGGATATGGAGGAGTTTACCGGTATCGAGGATGGAGAAGACGTCAAAACCATCAATCTGGACCTGAAGGAGGAAGCGGAGAAAGGGTATTTCGGCCATGTGACCGGAGGGTACGGGAGCGAGGAACGCTACGACGGCGACGTTTCCGTAAACCGGTTCGACCCGTCCACCCAGTTGTCTCTCATCGGGAACGTCAACAACGTCAACCGGCAGAATTTTTCGTTCGGCGATATCGCTACGCTGCTGGGAGGTCTGGAGGCCATGGGGGGGAGATTAATCCTTCAGGACGGCGGCGGTTTGTTCAATAACCGGGACGGGTTGTCCGAGACGTTTTCGGTCGGGTTGAATGCGAACAGGGATTTCGGGGCAAACACCTCGGCGCATGCCAGCTATTTTCTGTCGAACGTGGATAACCGGCAGGATCGCGTGGCGCAGCAGCAACAATTGCTTGGTCCCGTGCAGTCCTCTTTCGTCAACGAGACCGGAGGACGGACCACCGATAACCTGACCCACCGGCTGACGGTGAACGCCTTGCATGAATTTGGGGAAGGGCATGACCTGCGGCTGCGTGGCAACCTGAGGGCGGGTACTTCCTCCCTGACGAATATCTCGGAAACCGCTACGCTGGCGAGGGGAGCGAGCGTGAACGAGGCCGTGATTGATTACCGATCGGAAAGCGATAATCTGGGCGGGAACGGCTCCCTTACATGGCGCCGCCGGCTGGACGAAAAAGGCCGGAGCCTCGTCGGGGAAGTGCGGGGCAGTCTGAACGACAATGAGATGTCCGGTAATCTCCATTCGATCACGAAATTCCTCGAGGAAGGGAACGTGCTTTCGAGTGACGAGATCATGCAGTTGCAAACCCGTCCCGGGAATTCATTCAGTTCGACACAGAGGCTTTCGTACATCGAGCCGGTGGGGACAGGCGGGAGACTGGAATTTCAGGTCGAGAGCCGGCAGTTGGAGGAAGAGCGCAGGCAGTCGGTGTTCGATATGGCATCCGGTGCGTCCATCTTCAACGACCGGCTTTCTTCCGGATACGACCGCAGCTATTCCTACGTACAGGGGGGTGTTCGATATCAGGCAAGCGGAGAAAGATTCAAGGCCGGCATAGGCGCCAATCTCCAAAGATCGTCGCTGGAAGGAATGATCGCGGATGCGGTAGGCGCGGCTTCCCGTCCGCGCATAGAAAACGCCTATACGCATGTGTTGCCCCGAGCGCACTTCGACTATGATTTGGGCGAGCGTATGGATTTCTCCCTGGAGTATTCCGCGCGTGCGCGCGAGCCGTCCGTTACGGACCTGCAACCCCTTACAAACAACACGAACCCGCTGCTTGTGCGTGCGGGAAATCCTGCGCTGAAGCCGGAATATCGCCACAATATGAATCTGCGCTTTTCGTTCTACGATCCGTTCACGTTTATGAAGCTGTTTGTATTTGCCCGGAGTGAATACGTAAACAACGACATTGTACAGTCGAGAATGGTGGACGAGCGGCTCCGGCAGGTCATTACCCCGGTCAATGCGGAGGGCGCCTGGATGTTTTCCGGAAGCACCCATTTCGGCATGCCTGTTCGTCCTCTTGGCGTGGAAGTCAATGTCGCCAACAATCCGTTCTTCGAACGCAGCCTCGAATACGTCAACGAAGCCGAGAACAGAGCGCGCATTTTTCGCCATACCATCGATGTCAGCCTGAATAACAGGAATACAGACCTGTTCGACATACGGGCAGGCGCCCGGTACACGTTCAATGCGGTGAGCTATTCGCTGAATGCAGCACAGAACCAGCAGTACGTCAACCGTACGTACTACGCCGATGCAACCCTGTATCTCACCGAAAAATGGCGTGTAACCGGTTCGCTCGATTACCGGCTGTATTCCCGGGAAGTGTTTGGCGACGTGGACAGCGTACCCATTCTGGGGGCTTCCATTGCGCGGTCCGTGATGAACGAACGCGCCGATATCGAACTGGCGGGATTCGATCTGCTTGGACGGAACGAGGATGTCCGGTTTTCCAACACGAACACCTACATCCGGGAGGAGCGGATCGCTTCGCTGGGGCGCCACATTCTGCTGAAATTTTCCTACCGGCTTTCTCCGGCGTCAGGCGCCGGATTGAAGGGTAAGGGGCGCGACATACGAATAGATCTGTAG
- a CDS encoding cytochrome C oxidase subunit I, translating into MADHAAVPEGHHGEDVHHDSFWRKYIFSTDHKVIGIQYGITALLFLLFGFSLVMLMRWQLAYPGEPVPLIGWLFTDDTMPGGVMLPEFYNQLGAMHGTIMVFLGIVPLAVGAFGNYIVPLQIGAPDMAFPKLNMASYWAFFVGGVIMLGSFFVPAGAAKAGWTSYAPLSVIESMGQTMWLLGMVFLITSSLLGAVNFLTTIVQLRAEGMTFMRMPFFVWAQFITSFLLLLAFPPLEAASFLMLADRLLDTSFFMPSGLVVSGEVVDVAGGGSPLLWQHLFWFLAHPEVYVLVLPAMGIVAEIIANNSRRPLRGFKAMVYSLIFLGFMSFIVWAHHMFITGMGQVMSVFFQTTTMIISIPSVIILTALVLSLWGGSIRFTTPMLFALGFLPMFGIGGLTGLPLGLAATDIPLHDTYYVIGHFHYVVAPGTILALMAGIYYWFPKMTGRTLNDTLGKIHFWGTIVSMNFIFFPMLIQGLAGVSRRLYDGGEIYAHAQDVIVYNEVMSIASWVLFVFQIPFIVNLLISLKKGKAATDNHWDATTIEWSAAPSPPVGHGNFHDLPQVYRDPYEYSHPDHDEDYWPQNAPPAEASED; encoded by the coding sequence ATGGCTGATCACGCAGCCGTCCCGGAAGGCCACCACGGGGAAGACGTTCACCACGACTCCTTCTGGAGGAAATACATTTTCTCGACCGACCACAAGGTCATCGGGATTCAGTACGGCATTACGGCGCTTCTTTTTCTGCTGTTCGGGTTCTCGCTCGTGATGCTCATGCGGTGGCAACTCGCCTATCCCGGAGAACCTGTCCCGCTCATCGGCTGGCTTTTCACCGACGACACGATGCCCGGGGGGGTGATGCTCCCCGAATTCTACAACCAATTGGGCGCCATGCACGGCACCATTATGGTGTTTCTCGGTATCGTGCCGCTGGCGGTGGGGGCGTTCGGCAACTACATTGTTCCGCTGCAGATCGGTGCGCCGGACATGGCGTTCCCGAAACTCAACATGGCCAGCTACTGGGCCTTTTTCGTGGGCGGCGTGATCATGCTGGGCAGTTTCTTTGTGCCCGCCGGCGCCGCCAAGGCCGGCTGGACCTCGTATGCCCCCTTGTCTGTCATCGAGTCGATGGGGCAGACGATGTGGCTTCTCGGCATGGTTTTTCTCATCACGTCGTCTCTGCTGGGCGCCGTCAATTTTCTGACGACCATCGTGCAGCTTCGGGCCGAGGGGATGACCTTCATGCGGATGCCCTTCTTCGTGTGGGCGCAGTTTATCACGTCTTTTCTGTTGCTGCTGGCGTTTCCTCCCCTGGAGGCTGCTTCCTTTCTGATGCTGGCCGACCGCTTGCTCGACACCAGTTTCTTTATGCCGTCGGGGCTTGTCGTCAGCGGCGAGGTGGTCGATGTGGCGGGCGGAGGAAGCCCATTGCTCTGGCAGCATCTGTTCTGGTTCCTGGCTCACCCGGAGGTGTATGTGCTGGTGCTGCCGGCCATGGGGATCGTCGCGGAGATTATCGCCAACAACTCGCGAAGGCCGCTACGGGGATTCAAGGCGATGGTGTACTCCCTGATTTTCCTTGGCTTCATGTCGTTCATCGTCTGGGCGCATCACATGTTCATTACCGGAATGGGGCAGGTGATGAGCGTGTTTTTCCAGACCACCACGATGATCATTTCGATCCCGTCGGTGATTATTCTTACGGCGCTTGTCTTGTCGCTGTGGGGCGGTTCCATCCGGTTTACGACACCCATGCTCTTTGCACTGGGCTTTCTGCCCATGTTCGGCATCGGCGGGCTTACGGGGTTGCCGCTGGGACTGGCGGCCACCGATATTCCTCTGCACGATACCTATTACGTGATAGGGCACTTTCATTATGTGGTGGCGCCGGGCACTATTCTCGCGCTCATGGCCGGCATTTATTACTGGTTCCCGAAGATGACCGGGCGGACCCTGAACGACACGCTCGGCAAGATTCACTTCTGGGGCACGATCGTCAGCATGAATTTCATCTTCTTTCCCATGCTTATCCAGGGGTTAGCCGGCGTTTCGAGGCGGTTGTACGACGGAGGAGAGATTTACGCCCATGCACAGGATGTGATCGTCTACAACGAAGTGATGTCGATCGCCTCATGGGTGCTGTTCGTTTTCCAGATTCCGTTTATCGTGAATCTTCTTATCAGCCTGAAGAAGGGGAAAGCTGCCACAGACAACCACTGGGACGCCACGACCATCGAATGGTCGGCGGCCCCGTCTCCACCTGTCGGGCACGGCAACTTCCACGATTTGCCGCAGGTGTACCGGGATCCGTACGAATACAGTCACCCGGACCATGACGAAGATTACTGGCCGCAAAATGCTCCGCCTGCCGAGGCATCGGAAGATTAA
- a CDS encoding heme-copper oxidase subunit III, with amino-acid sequence MQIPFTVAPRPDTGVNNAKIGVWLFLASEVMLFGGLFSAYIFLRIGAPEWPGEIGGHMYERASDILNVPLATLNTIILIGSSVTMVMSWASLAMQRFDRYRLYMGATIALGFAFLVVKAFEYGEKFSHGYLPAENNFLAIYFVLTGLHGLHVIGGIIVNMYFMWPGARMWKTNPKQFTNRIEIAGLYWHFVDLVWIFLFPTIYLL; translated from the coding sequence ATGCAAATTCCATTCACCGTTGCGCCCCGGCCTGATACGGGCGTGAACAATGCAAAGATCGGAGTGTGGCTTTTTCTCGCCTCCGAAGTCATGCTGTTCGGCGGGCTGTTCTCGGCATATATCTTCCTGCGCATCGGCGCGCCCGAATGGCCCGGCGAGATCGGGGGACATATGTACGAACGGGCTTCGGACATTCTGAACGTTCCGCTGGCCACCCTCAATACGATCATACTTATCGGGTCGAGCGTCACGATGGTGATGTCCTGGGCGTCCCTTGCGATGCAACGGTTCGACCGGTACCGGTTGTATATGGGCGCCACCATTGCGCTCGGCTTCGCCTTCCTGGTGGTAAAGGCTTTCGAGTACGGCGAAAAGTTCAGCCACGGGTACCTGCCCGCCGAGAACAATTTCCTTGCCATCTACTTCGTGCTGACCGGCCTGCACGGCCTCCACGTGATCGGCGGCATTATCGTCAACATGTACTTCATGTGGCCGGGCGCCCGCATGTGGAAGACGAACCCGAAACAATTTACGAACCGGATCGAGATCGCAGGACTTTACTGGCACTTTGTCGATCTCGTGTGGATATTCCTCTTTCCGACGATTTATCTGCTTTAA
- a CDS encoding cytochrome-c oxidase: MSEHSVEEIKKHVRVYMLVFGSLAVLTVVTVVVGYLELPFVPALIVALLIATVKAGLVAAYFMHLVSEEQVIRWLVWLSLALLLVMFLLFSVYYVDQGGTEIFGF, encoded by the coding sequence ATGAGCGAGCATTCTGTTGAGGAAATAAAAAAGCATGTCCGCGTGTACATGCTTGTTTTTGGATCGCTGGCTGTCCTTACGGTGGTCACGGTAGTCGTGGGCTATCTTGAACTTCCCTTTGTGCCGGCGCTCATTGTCGCCTTGCTGATCGCGACCGTCAAGGCGGGGCTGGTGGCGGCCTATTTCATGCACCTCGTTTCGGAGGAGCAGGTTATCCGGTGGCTCGTCTGGTTGAGCCTCGCGTTATTGCTGGTTATGTTCCTTCTGTTCAGCGTGTATTACGTGGATCAGGGAGGCACGGAGATTTTCGGATTCTGA
- a CDS encoding cytochrome c oxidase subunit II translates to MLKWLDLTNYLGLPEAASAHSAEIDAMMGLVHWLMLVMFLIWAPFFVYTLYRFRASRNPKADYYGTKSHFSTYHEVGVIVAELVLLFAFAIPTWATLRAEDNYPSEEESTVVHVIAEQFAWNIHYPGPDGVFGQRDVHLVDLLTNPIGLQPDDPAAADDIVTVNELHVPVNKPVIVHLTSKDVIHSFTLTEMRVKQDAIPGLSIPLYFTPIRTGDWEIACAQLCGLGHYRMRGYFTVHTAEGYAAWLAEQSERAGV, encoded by the coding sequence ATGTTAAAGTGGCTTGACCTCACGAATTATCTTGGACTGCCTGAGGCGGCGTCGGCGCACAGTGCGGAAATCGACGCCATGATGGGGCTGGTGCACTGGCTGATGCTGGTGATGTTCCTCATCTGGGCGCCCTTCTTTGTATATACGTTGTACCGATTCCGGGCTTCCAGAAATCCCAAAGCCGACTACTACGGTACAAAGTCGCACTTCTCGACCTACCATGAAGTGGGCGTGATCGTTGCGGAACTGGTGCTGCTTTTCGCGTTTGCGATTCCGACCTGGGCGACGCTCCGCGCGGAGGACAACTACCCGTCCGAGGAGGAGTCCACCGTCGTACATGTGATTGCCGAGCAGTTCGCCTGGAACATCCATTATCCGGGGCCCGATGGCGTGTTCGGGCAGCGGGACGTTCATTTGGTGGACCTGCTAACCAATCCGATCGGTCTGCAACCGGACGATCCGGCCGCTGCGGACGACATCGTGACCGTCAATGAACTGCATGTGCCGGTGAACAAGCCGGTGATCGTGCACCTCACGTCCAAGGATGTGATTCACAGTTTCACGCTGACCGAAATGCGGGTCAAGCAGGACGCTATTCCCGGATTGTCCATTCCCCTTTATTTCACGCCCATCCGCACGGGCGACTGGGAAATCGCTTGTGCGCAACTCTGTGGCCTGGGCCACTATCGGATGCGCGGCTACTTCACGGTGCACACCGCGGAGGGGTATGCCGCATGGCTGGCGGAGCAGTCCGAACGGGCCGGGGTATAG